One genomic window of Candidatus Bathyarchaeota archaeon includes the following:
- a CDS encoding 50S ribosomal protein L40e, with product MPVTDLQKKAIAQRHRLHMKICRRCGARNAPTAVKCRKCRSKNLRWKKRELVR from the coding sequence TTGCCTGTAACTGATTTGCAGAAGAAAGCTATTGCTCAACGTCATAGGCTTCACATGAAGATTTGTCGACGATGTGGCGCGCGTAACGCACCTACAGCTGTTAAATGTAGAAAATGTAGAAGCAAAAATTTACGCTGGAAGAAGCGGGAACTGGTTCGCTAA